Sequence from the Pseudomonadota bacterium genome:
GATTCAAAGTGTAATGGAAAACTTCTGCAGGAAGCCGATTTTTATTTAAATTTTCATCGGCATAACAACGCTGATATATCCCGTATCATCACTTCCTTTGATAAGACAGGGACTTTCTTCGGAATTAATATAGGCTCTGATCATTTCACTGCTCATCACCTGCATGGCCTCAACGAAGTATTTGCCGTTAAAACCAAGGGTCATGACCGGACCATGATAGTCAATATTCAGGATATCTTTGGCATTCCCGATATCCATGCTTTCAGATGACAGCATCAGGACATTTTTATCGAAATGAAATTTAACTGCATTAAATCTGTCCTCGGTAAAAAGGATCATTCTTTTTAATGAATTAATCAGTGAAATCCGATCTATCTCAATATATGAATCCTGTCCTATGATATTGATAATATTTCGATAATCAGGAAAATCACCATTCATTAATCTGATGATCATCAATGAATTATCACTTTTTAAAACAGCCTGATTATTTTCAAAGCCAATGGCGACGGTATCGCATGATTCACAAAATTTTCTGATTTCCTGAACCCCTTTTCTCGGGATCAGCGTCGTTTTGTTTATCTTCAGTTTTTCAAGATCATGTTCGAACACAATCTGCATCAGAGAGAGGCGATGCCCGTCTGAGGAAACCATTCTCATTAAAGATTTTCCTTCCTCATTTTTATCTTTTTCAACCAGCAGGCCGGTCAGATTAAATTGACTCTCCCCTTCCTGGGCAACGGAAAATATCGTTCTGTCCACCAGATCCTGTAATGATGATGCCGATATTTGAACCAAAGAACTTTCGTCATATTCAGGAAAAGAAGGGAAATCGGTTGCCGCCATTCCGGCAAGATTATAATCGCTTGAATTGGCCGATATCTTTACCCAGTTATTATCATGAAGTTCCAGATGAAGGGTATCGGCTGCTGTTTCTCTGACGATCTCGAAAAGCTTTCTCGCAGGAAGGGTTATTTCCCCTGATGCCATTATCTCTGCCGGAATACTCACTCTGATTCCCACCTCAAGATCGGTTGCGGTCAGAATGATCGAACTGTTTCCGGTCTGAATAAGAACATTGGAAAGTATGGC
This genomic interval carries:
- the dnaN gene encoding DNA polymerase III subunit beta, with product MSLSINVSRDEFLAGLSSVQNVTGKKGTIAILSNVLIQTGNSSIILTATDLEVGIRVSIPAEIMASGEITLPARKLFEIVRETAADTLHLELHDNNWVKISANSSDYNLAGMAATDFPSFPEYDESSLVQISASSLQDLVDRTIFSVAQEGESQFNLTGLLVEKDKNEEGKSLMRMVSSDGHRLSLMQIVFEHDLEKLKINKTTLIPRKGVQEIRKFCESCDTVAIGFENNQAVLKSDNSLMIIRLMNGDFPDYRNIINIIGQDSYIEIDRISLINSLKRMILFTEDRFNAVKFHFDKNVLMLSSESMDIGNAKDILNIDYHGPVMTLGFNGKYFVEAMQVMSSEMIRAYINSEESPCLIKGSDDTGYISVVMPMKI